In the genome of Streptomyces sp. Q6, the window TCCCTGATCACGCTCAAGAGCGAGCTCGCCGGACGGATGCTGCCCGCTCACCCGGACAAGGCCGCCGATCAGGTCGCCGATATCGAGAAGGTCAGCCGGCAGGCGCTCGTGGATGTGCGCGAGGCCGTCAGCGGCTACCGGCGCCCCCGCCTGGCCGCCGAACTCGCGGGCGCGCAGACCGTGCTGGCGGCGGCCGGCATCGCGGCGGAGGTGCCCTCCGAGGCGCCCGTGCTGCCCGACGCGCAGGAGGCGGCACTCGCCTGGACGCTGCGTGAGGCCGTCACCAACGTCGTACGGCACAGCCGGGCGCGGCACTGCGTCGTCGACGTCACCCGCCGCGAGACCCTCGGCGGGCCGCTCGTCGAGCTGACCGTCGAGGACGACGGCCGCGGCCCGGCGGGCGCCAGCGCGGGCAACGGCCTCACCGGTCTCGCCGAACGCCTCGCCGAGGTCGGCGGCACCCTGGAGACCGGCGCCGCGCGCGGCCGCGGCTTCCACCTGGTGGCCCGCGTCCCGGCCGCGTCCGTAGGATCCGCCGCATGAGCACGGAGAACACGACGATCAGGGTGCTGCTCGCCGAGGACCAGTCGATGGTCCGCGAGGCGCTCGCCGCGCTGCTCGGCCTGGAGCCCGACATCGAGGTCGTCGCCCAGGCGGCACGCGGTGACGAGGTCCTGGCGGCGGCCCGCGCGCACGCGGTGGACGTGGCGCTCCTCGACATCGAGATGCCGGGCTGCACGGGCATCGAGGCGGCCGCCGAACTGCACGCGGAGATGCCGGAGTTGAAGGTCGTCGTGCTCACCACGTTCGGTCGCCCCGGCTATCTGCGCAGCGCCATGGAGGCGGGCGCGGCCGCGTTCCTCGTCAAGGACGCCCCCGCCTCCCAGCTGGCGGAGGCCGTCCGCAAGGTCCTCGCGGGGGAGCGCGTCATCGACCCGACGCTCGCCGCGGCGGCGCTCGCGGAGGGCGCGAACCCGCTCACGGACCGCGAGCGCGAGGTCCTGCGCGCGGCGGCGGACGGCAGCACCAACGCCGAACTGGCCCTCGCCCTGAACCTCTCCCAGGGCACGGTCCGCAACTACCTGTCCGTGGCGATCCAGAAACTGGCGGTCCGCAACCGGGCGGAGGCGGTACGGGTCGCGCAGGAGAAGGGCTGGCTGTGAGCCCTTCCCGACTCCCGGACGGGCGGTAGCCCGAAGGGCCGGGTCTAGTTCAGCATCGCGCGCGCCGCCCGCGCCTGCCCGAGCACCTGCTCGGCCGCCGCCGCGTCCACCGTCGCCACGACCTCCGCGTACGCCTCCAGCTCGACGGCCCCGGTCACGAAG includes:
- a CDS encoding response regulator transcription factor — translated: MSTENTTIRVLLAEDQSMVREALAALLGLEPDIEVVAQAARGDEVLAAARAHAVDVALLDIEMPGCTGIEAAAELHAEMPELKVVVLTTFGRPGYLRSAMEAGAAAFLVKDAPASQLAEAVRKVLAGERVIDPTLAAAALAEGANPLTDREREVLRAAADGSTNAELALALNLSQGTVRNYLSVAIQKLAVRNRAEAVRVAQEKGWL